In Methylovirgula sp., a single genomic region encodes these proteins:
- a CDS encoding GNAT family N-acetyltransferase: MTFQYKIRIAASIREINAAQWDACANPVVTTPTESDGEERFNPFISHAFLAALEDSDSVGRKSGWVPTHVLVEDDSGDLLAAAPTYLKTHSMGEYVFDHAWADAYERAGLDYYPKLQVAVPFTPVTGRRLLVTPEGGATARAALILGLRKWREETEASSIHVTFPTKAEWLALGEAKFLRRTGQQFHFVNKGYADFDGFLNDLASRKRKTIRRERKGAITDGISIEHLTGSEIQETHWDAFFEFYMDTGSRKWGRPYLSRRFFSEISASLAPRILLVMAKRNGRYIAGALNFIGTDALYGRYWGAIEEHPFLHFEVCYYQAIDYAITHKLKRVEAGAQGEHKLARGYAAVPTYSAHDIADTRFASAIDDYLVRERVIMDEQLAEYAELAPFKKG, from the coding sequence ATGACCTTCCAATATAAAATCCGCATCGCAGCCTCAATCCGCGAAATCAACGCCGCGCAATGGGATGCCTGCGCCAACCCAGTGGTGACAACGCCGACGGAATCTGACGGCGAAGAGCGATTCAATCCGTTTATTTCGCACGCCTTTCTGGCTGCACTCGAAGACTCGGACTCCGTCGGGCGCAAAAGCGGATGGGTACCAACGCATGTCCTCGTCGAAGACGACAGCGGCGACCTGCTCGCGGCCGCGCCGACCTATCTCAAGACCCATTCAATGGGCGAATATGTTTTCGACCACGCCTGGGCCGATGCCTACGAGCGGGCCGGCCTCGATTATTACCCCAAGCTCCAGGTCGCGGTACCCTTCACGCCAGTCACGGGACGGCGCCTGCTCGTGACGCCAGAAGGCGGCGCGACTGCAAGGGCTGCGTTGATTCTCGGCCTGCGCAAATGGCGTGAAGAGACAGAAGCCTCATCGATCCATGTCACTTTCCCGACAAAGGCCGAATGGCTGGCACTCGGCGAGGCAAAATTCCTGCGCCGCACCGGGCAACAGTTCCATTTCGTCAACAAGGGCTATGCCGATTTCGACGGTTTCCTCAATGACCTCGCGTCACGCAAGCGCAAGACGATTCGTCGCGAGCGTAAGGGCGCGATCACTGACGGGATCAGCATCGAGCATCTCACCGGCAGCGAAATTCAAGAAACGCACTGGGATGCGTTCTTCGAGTTTTATATGGATACCGGCTCACGCAAATGGGGCCGACCTTATCTGAGCCGCCGCTTCTTCAGCGAGATCAGTGCGAGTCTCGCGCCGCGCATTTTGCTGGTGATGGCCAAGCGCAACGGACGCTACATTGCCGGCGCGCTGAATTTCATCGGTACGGATGCGCTTTACGGCCGTTATTGGGGCGCGATCGAGGAACACCCGTTTCTGCATTTCGAGGTCTGTTATTATCAGGCGATCGATTATGCCATCACGCATAAGTTGAAGCGGGTCGAAGCCGGCGCGCAAGGGGAGCACAAACTTGCCCGCGGCTATGCTGCTGTGCCCACCTATTCAGCTCATGATATTGCGGACACGCGTTTTGCATCGGCGATCGATGATTACCTTGTCCGGGAACGTGTCATCATGGATGAACAGCTCGCTGAATATGCTGAACTTGCGCCGTTCAAGAAGGGCTAA
- a CDS encoding HIT family protein — protein sequence MSSAYDNNNVFAKILRGEIPCYKVYEDDVALAFMDIMPRIDGHTLVIPKFPARTLLDADPDKLGELIKRVQKVAAAVKNSLGAEGLTLLQSNESAGGQVIFHLHFHILPRWEGIELKPSASAMEAPEVLEKFQTKIATALK from the coding sequence ATGTCCTCGGCTTACGACAACAACAACGTTTTCGCGAAAATTTTACGCGGTGAAATCCCTTGCTACAAAGTCTACGAAGACGACGTCGCGCTCGCTTTCATGGACATCATGCCCCGTATTGACGGGCATACGCTCGTCATCCCGAAGTTCCCTGCCCGCACCCTTCTCGATGCCGATCCGGATAAACTGGGCGAACTCATCAAACGCGTGCAAAAGGTCGCGGCCGCTGTGAAGAACAGCCTCGGCGCCGAGGGACTCACTTTACTGCAATCGAATGAAAGCGCCGGCGGCCAGGTGATCTTTCACCTGCATTTCCATATCCTACCACGCTGGGAAGGCATCGAATTGAAGCCCTCGGCAAGCGCAATGGAAGCGCCGGAAGTTCTCGAGAAATTCCAGACAAAAATTGCTACGGCGTTGAAATAG
- a CDS encoding phasin family protein, which translates to MATNFDDFQKFSKEQLEAVSSVASSLARGFQTIAAETTDYSKRSLETSSAYLEKLVGAKSLDNAIQIQSEYAKVAYEGFVAQTSKISELYASLAKEAFKPVESAIAKVQSVASSVTPIVK; encoded by the coding sequence ATGGCAACGAATTTTGATGATTTCCAGAAATTCAGCAAAGAGCAGCTCGAGGCCGTGAGTTCGGTCGCGTCGTCCCTTGCCAGGGGCTTCCAGACGATCGCCGCGGAAACGACGGATTATTCGAAGCGCTCGCTCGAGACGAGCTCGGCTTATCTTGAGAAGCTTGTCGGCGCCAAGTCGCTCGACAACGCGATTCAAATCCAGTCGGAATATGCCAAGGTCGCTTACGAAGGCTTCGTCGCCCAGACGAGCAAGATCAGCGAACTTTATGCCAGCCTCGCCAAGGAAGCTTTCAAGCCGGTCGAGAGCGCGATTGCCAAGGTCCAGTCTGTCGCAAGCAGCGTGACGCCGATCGTCAAGTAA
- the clpS gene encoding ATP-dependent Clp protease adapter ClpS has translation MPSRAAKDPQKINDPGPGNGTAVITRTKPQTRRPNMYRVLLLNDDYTPMEFVVVVLRKYFNKGPEEATQIMLHVHQHGVGECGVFTYEVAETKVTQVMDYARKHQHPLQCIMEKK, from the coding sequence ATGCCGTCACGGGCAGCCAAGGACCCACAAAAAATCAATGATCCCGGGCCGGGGAACGGCACCGCGGTCATCACGCGCACCAAGCCGCAGACGCGACGCCCCAATATGTATCGCGTGCTGCTCCTCAACGACGATTACACGCCGATGGAGTTTGTCGTGGTCGTCCTACGCAAATATTTCAACAAAGGGCCGGAAGAGGCGACGCAGATCATGCTTCATGTCCACCAGCATGGCGTCGGCGAATGCGGTGTTTTCACTTACGAAGTCGCTGAGACTAAAGTCACCCAAGTGATGGACTACGCCAGGAAGCATCAGCACCCACTGCAATGCATCATGGAAAAGAAATGA
- the clpA gene encoding ATP-dependent Clp protease ATP-binding subunit ClpA has product MPSFSRNLEQTLHRALAVANERHHEYATLEHLLLSLTEDTDAAAVLRACSVDLEILRKNLRDYIDQELDNLVSDGREDAKPTAGFQRVIQRAVIHVQSSGREEVTGANVLVAIFAERESHAAYFLQEQDMTRYDAVNYISHGIAKRPGMSDSSKTPRGADDDDGRDGKDKESGDSKKKEGALDAYCVNLNRKAKDGRIDPLIGREAEVLRTIQVLCRRHKNNPLLVGDPGVGKTAIAEGLARKIVKNEVPEVLADATVFALDMGTLLAGTRYRGDFEERLKQVMKEIENHKKAILFIDEIHTVIGAGATSGGAMDASNLLKPALAQGTLRCIGSTTYKEYRQYFEKDRALVRRFQKIDVNEPTVEDAIEIMKGLKPYFEDYHKVRYTNEAVKAAVELSARYIHDRKLPDKAIDVIDETGASQMLVPEAKRKKTIGIKEIETTIATMARIPPKTVSKDDAEVLEHLTQTLERVVYGQNKAIDALTSAIKLARAGLRDGEKPIGSYLFSGPTGVGKTEVARQLATALGVELLRFDMSEYMERHTVSRLIGAPPGYVGFDQGGLLTDAIDQHPHSVLLLDEIEKAHPDLYNILLQVMDHGKLTDHNGKQIDFRNVILIMTTNAGAADMQREAYGFTRTKREGEDTEAINRMFAPEFRNRLDAVVTFGHLPSEVVAKVVDKFIMQLDAQLAERNVTIELTDEARNWLVEHGYDEQMGARPMSRIIQQTIKTPLADEVLFGRLKNGGNVRVVVVADEDGGKKLGFVFPEGPVLPRPEKDIVEASKKRVRPEPEVRRARARKLKTDDDDDGGPEGEPDDDLPTDEALDAEPSDETASEGEAKPSGIVPNVPLQG; this is encoded by the coding sequence ATGCCGTCCTTCTCACGTAATCTCGAGCAGACTCTTCACCGCGCTCTCGCTGTTGCCAACGAGCGCCATCATGAATACGCGACGCTGGAGCATCTCCTCCTGAGCTTGACGGAGGATACCGACGCCGCGGCGGTTCTGCGTGCGTGTTCGGTCGATCTCGAAATCTTGCGGAAGAATTTACGTGATTACATCGACCAGGAGCTCGACAATCTTGTCAGCGATGGTCGCGAGGATGCCAAGCCCACGGCTGGCTTCCAGCGCGTCATTCAGCGCGCCGTCATTCATGTCCAATCTTCGGGCCGCGAGGAAGTCACGGGCGCGAACGTGCTTGTGGCCATTTTCGCCGAGCGCGAGAGTCACGCCGCCTATTTCCTGCAAGAGCAGGATATGACCCGCTACGACGCGGTAAACTACATCAGCCACGGCATTGCGAAGAGGCCCGGTATGTCCGATTCGTCAAAGACGCCGCGCGGTGCCGACGACGATGACGGCCGCGACGGTAAGGATAAAGAGAGCGGCGACTCCAAGAAAAAGGAGGGCGCGCTCGATGCCTATTGCGTCAACCTCAATCGCAAAGCGAAAGATGGCCGCATCGATCCGCTGATCGGTCGCGAGGCCGAAGTGCTCCGCACGATCCAGGTGCTTTGCCGCCGGCACAAGAACAATCCGTTGCTGGTCGGCGATCCGGGCGTTGGCAAGACCGCTATTGCCGAGGGTCTGGCGCGAAAGATCGTCAAGAACGAAGTGCCGGAAGTGCTGGCCGATGCGACCGTGTTCGCCCTCGACATGGGCACGTTGCTCGCCGGCACACGCTATCGTGGCGATTTCGAAGAGCGCCTGAAGCAGGTGATGAAGGAGATCGAAAACCATAAGAAGGCGATCCTTTTCATCGACGAGATTCATACCGTCATCGGCGCCGGCGCGACATCCGGCGGCGCGATGGATGCGTCCAACCTGCTAAAGCCGGCTTTGGCGCAAGGCACGCTGCGTTGCATCGGCTCGACGACCTATAAGGAATATCGCCAATATTTCGAAAAGGACCGTGCGCTGGTTCGTCGCTTCCAGAAGATCGACGTCAATGAACCGACGGTCGAGGATGCGATCGAAATCATGAAGGGGCTGAAGCCCTATTTCGAGGACTATCACAAGGTTCGTTATACCAACGAAGCCGTGAAGGCGGCTGTCGAGCTCTCGGCGCGCTACATCCACGACCGCAAGCTGCCTGATAAGGCGATCGACGTGATCGATGAGACCGGCGCGAGCCAGATGCTGGTCCCTGAGGCAAAGCGCAAGAAGACGATCGGCATCAAGGAAATCGAGACAACGATCGCCACGATGGCGCGAATCCCGCCGAAGACCGTGTCGAAGGATGATGCTGAAGTGCTCGAGCATCTGACTCAGACATTAGAGCGGGTGGTCTATGGGCAGAACAAGGCCATCGATGCGCTGACGTCGGCGATCAAGCTCGCGCGTGCGGGTTTGCGCGATGGCGAGAAGCCGATTGGCTCTTATCTCTTCTCGGGCCCGACGGGTGTCGGCAAAACGGAAGTCGCACGCCAGCTCGCCACGGCTTTAGGTGTTGAGCTGCTCCGCTTCGACATGTCGGAATATATGGAGCGTCACACGGTGTCGCGCTTGATCGGTGCGCCGCCCGGCTATGTCGGCTTCGATCAGGGCGGTCTCTTGACCGATGCGATCGATCAGCATCCGCACAGCGTTCTTCTGCTCGATGAGATTGAGAAGGCGCATCCTGATCTCTACAACATCCTGTTGCAGGTGATGGATCACGGCAAGCTGACGGATCACAATGGCAAGCAGATCGACTTCCGCAATGTGATCCTGATCATGACGACGAACGCCGGCGCCGCCGATATGCAGCGCGAAGCCTATGGCTTCACGCGCACGAAGCGCGAGGGGGAGGATACGGAGGCGATCAATCGCATGTTCGCACCGGAATTCCGCAACCGTCTCGATGCTGTCGTGACGTTCGGTCATCTGCCGAGCGAAGTTGTCGCCAAGGTCGTCGACAAGTTCATTATGCAACTCGATGCTCAGCTTGCTGAGCGCAACGTGACAATCGAGCTGACCGATGAGGCTCGCAATTGGCTCGTTGAGCATGGCTATGACGAGCAGATGGGCGCGCGGCCGATGTCGCGCATCATCCAGCAGACCATCAAGACACCGCTGGCCGATGAAGTGCTGTTCGGACGGTTGAAGAACGGCGGCAATGTTCGTGTCGTCGTGGTGGCGGATGAGGACGGCGGCAAGAAGCTGGGCTTCGTCTTCCCTGAAGGCCCGGTTCTGCCGCGGCCGGAGAAGGATATCGTCGAGGCGAGCAAGAAGCGTGTGCGGCCGGAGCCGGAAGTGCGTCGCGCCCGAGCGCGCAAGCTTAAGACGGACGACGATGATGACGGCGGACCGGAAGGCGAGCCTGACGACGACCTGCCGACCGACGAGGCACTTGATGCTGAGCCTTCGGATGAGACAGCATCCGAAGGCGAAGCGAAGCCTTCCGGCATCGTGCCCAACGTACCGCTGCAGGGCTAA